From Bacteroidales bacterium, the proteins below share one genomic window:
- a CDS encoding Crp/Fnr family transcriptional regulator, which translates to MEVYVLLKNPVFRNITASRLESFMDRTSSAIRSYPAGDFIAMQDTPYHSLYFLCKGKVRTRMVNDVGKQITIEEMEAPRLLAPAFIYASENRFPVNVQTLTECEVWVVNKDDFTQLMHEEPVIMENFLRIISDRSLFLSKKLNAFALQDLKGRLAAYLLENPDARNQQEIADILGVARPSLARIISELSDEGMIFVEKRKIKVLDHEQLKRYVSTH; encoded by the coding sequence ATGGAGGTCTATGTATTATTAAAAAACCCCGTATTTCGAAATATAACCGCATCACGGCTGGAATCTTTTATGGATCGAACCTCTTCAGCCATAAGGTCCTACCCTGCCGGTGATTTTATAGCCATGCAGGATACTCCATATCATTCCCTGTATTTTTTGTGTAAGGGAAAGGTAAGGACACGTATGGTAAATGATGTGGGAAAACAGATCACTATTGAAGAAATGGAGGCTCCACGGCTACTGGCTCCGGCTTTTATCTATGCGTCGGAAAATCGTTTTCCTGTAAATGTCCAGACCCTGACCGAATGTGAGGTATGGGTGGTAAACAAGGACGATTTCACACAACTGATGCATGAAGAGCCTGTGATCATGGAAAATTTCCTGCGTATCATTTCCGACAGAAGTTTATTCTTAAGCAAAAAACTAAATGCATTTGCCTTACAGGATTTAAAAGGACGGTTAGCTGCATACCTGCTCGAAAATCCCGATGCAAGAAATCAGCAGGAAATCGCTGATATACTCGGTGTAGCACGTCCCTCACTTGCGCGGATCATTTCAGAGCTGTCGGATGAAGGAATGATCTTTGTGGAAAAACGAAAAATAAAAGTGCTTGATCATGAGCAATTGAAACGATATGTATCAACTCATTAG